One region of Rutidosis leptorrhynchoides isolate AG116_Rl617_1_P2 unplaced genomic scaffold, CSIRO_AGI_Rlap_v1 contig189, whole genome shotgun sequence genomic DNA includes:
- the LOC139881733 gene encoding uncharacterized protein — MAANSWSNEREILKNVAGVHEVDPMIALIAQMTLLAKHVQTLTQGQVNNPNVNDVSCLPVVGSRYGGEHADDCCPYLSLQINGRLPRTLPRNTEENPRDKKNEQCQAITLRNSKEEVSSPPALVSNNEKMLQKLKGDGKFKKFLNLLRQVHINTALVEVIEEILGYAKFIKDMISKKRKFLDHEEIALSENYSAIVQNKLPPKLKNPGSFTISCKIGNLFFTRSFCDLRASINLMPLSVFEKLGLGDITIRLNDEQIVLNIYKAMKHPNKPEECSMINSLVWEAKGKCLETHPKDPLELALIFYEDQEDLDVVDLKYRRLMNNVPLELGFKGYKAPKPSMEEPPVLELKQLPEHLKYAFLGKSKTLSVIISAILTPLQKDKLLRVLREHKGAIDWTVADIKGISLLFFKNENNELIPTRTLIGIRASGQEIFLLLDGFSGFNQENYTTIKKELLPVVFAFENFRAYLVDTKVIVYTNHAAIRYLMEKKDEKPRLIRWILLLQEFDLEIKDRKGIENQIADHLSRLENGEVVQDKQEINDAFPDEQVLIVNSLPWFAAYENYVTGGILPSDLSNQQRRKFLHDCKSYLWDGPILLRRCGDQLLRRCVPEEEFDSILYHCQSTSYGGHFGSDKTTTKVLQSGFWWPSLFKNAHAFVQRCDRCQRIGNISKRNEMPLNFILEVEIFDVWGISFYRAFHSIFRKPIHYCWY; from the exons ATGGCAGCCAACTCATGGAGCAATGAGCGGGAAATTCTAAAAAATGTTGCAGGGGTTCACGAAGTGGATCCCATGATCGCCTTAATTGCACAGATGACGTTGCTCGCCAAGCACGTCCAGACCTTGACCCAGGGGCAGGTAAATAATCCTAATGTTAATGATGTATCTTGTTTACCTGTTGTGGGTAGCAGGTATGGGGGTGAACATGCGGACGATTGTTGCCCTTAC TTGTCTCTTCAGATTAATGGGAGACTACCTAGGACTTTGCCTAGAAATACGGAGGAAAATCCCAGGGATAAGAAGAACGAGCAGTGTCAAGCCATAACACTGCGCAATAGTAAAGAGGAGGTAAGCTCTCCACCTGCTTTAGTTTCTAATAATGAAAAAAT GTTGCAGAAACTGAAAGGAGACGGTAAGTTCAAGAAATTTCTTAACTTACTTAGACAAGTCCACATTAATACCGCCTTGGTAGAAGTTATTGAGGAAATTCTAGGGTATGCAAAATTCATTAAGGACATGATAAGCAAGAAGAGGAAATTTCTTGACCATGAAGAAATAGCTTTAAGTGAAAACTATTCGGCCATTGTGCAAAACAAATTACCGCCTAAGCTAAAAAATCCGGGTAGTTTTACTATCTCTTGCAAGATCGGTAATTTGTTTTTCACAAGGTCATTTTGTGATTTAAGAGCTAGCATTAACCTTATGCCATTGTCTGTGTTTGAAAAATTGGGCCTGG GGGACATCACGATACGGCTGAATGATGAGCAGATTGTCCTCAATATCTATAAAGCCATGAAACATCCAAACAAGCCTGAAGAATGCTCAATGATCAACTCACTTGTTTGGGAAGCCAAAGGTAAGTGTCTCGAAACTCACCCGAAAGATCCTCTTGAATTGGCTCTTATTTTTTATGAGGATCAAGAGGATCTCGACGTTGTGGATCTGAAATATAGGAGGTTGATGAACAATGTGCCCCTTGAATTAGGTTTCAAGGGTTATAAAGCTCCTAAACCTTCTATGGAGGAACCACCTGTCTTAGAGCTTAAACAGTTACCTGAACATCTCAAGTACGCCTTTCTAGGCAAATCTAAGACATTGTCGGTCATTATTTCCGCAATTCTAACCCCATTACAGAAAGACAAGTTGTTAAGAGTCCTTCGAGAACACAAAGGAGCCATCGACTGGACTGTAGCCGACATCAAGGGAATCAGTCTCTTATTCT ttaagaatgagaataatgagctaaTTCCAACTAGGACTCTTATCGGGATTAGG GCTAGCGGGCAAGAAATATTTCTCTTGCTAGATGGTTTTTCTGGTTTTAATCAG GAAAATTACACAACCATTAAGAAAGAGTTGCTACCTGTAGTGTTTGCATTTGAGAACTTCCGGGCTTACTTGGTCGATACAAAGGTGATAGTTTACACCAACCATGCTGCAATTCGCTACCTGATGGAGAAGAAAGACGAAAAACCAAGGTTAATCAGGTGGATCCTGCTTCTCCAAGAATTTGATCTGGAGATAAAGGACCGTAAGGGGATAGAAAACCAAATAGCCGATCATCTCTCTCGGCTAGAAAACGGTGAGGTTGTACAGGACAAGCAAGAAATCAATGATGCCTTTCCGGACGAGCAAGTGCTCATAGTCAATTCTTTACCGTGGTTTGCAGCTTATGAGAACTACGTTACAGGTGGTATTCTGCCCTCTGATTTGTCTAACCAACAAAGGAGAAAGTTTCTCCATGATTGCAAGAGTTACCTTTGGGATGGCCCCATCTTGTTAAGGAGATGCGGTGACCAACTACTTAGACGATGTGTTCCGGAGGAGGAGTTTGATAGTATTCTATACCATTGTCAATCTACATCGTATGGTGGACACTTTGGAAGTGACAAGACGACAACAAAGGTGCTTCAAAGTGGTTTCTGGTGGCCCTCTCTATTCAAGAATGCACATGCTTTTGTGCAGAGATGTGATAGGTGCCAACGAATAGGTAATATCTCTAAACGGAATGAAATGCCCTTGAATTTTATCCTGGAGGTTGAAATTTTTGATGTTTGGGGAATCAGCTTTTATAGGGCCTTTCATTCCATCTTTAGGAAACCAATACATTATTGTtggtattga